From the genome of Parazoarcus communis, one region includes:
- a CDS encoding bacteriohemerythrin — protein MQELAWSDALLTGIDVIDRQHRGLVDMINATAARLEDQSELSAEEVRSLVGYLKDYTEVHFSTEEALMSLCGLSPAYAQAHHHNHDRFLALVGDMADELGDDAVPDGRQLLAFLGDWLIRHIRGEDQGLARRLRDARQATDAALSTAQSSARTQAAPAAPLMFADALAQGSAALHASEADVLAFISGDRSAALVVALDAALLPGEVIQANTAAEAYFGAEAGALGGRPGTSLFSDAQVQRLPVVMSEVLMHGSFEGVLECVGADGKPGAAAARVTHLVLNGRIVILVLLSAAQREVAGKRAAVPEDAGRTALSRHPLFMCLTPDEMTALEQQARLVRLDKSQQLFVNGTDPAGLYIVISGQVGVFAANERGDEKVLDIMVAPQIVGEVEVLARRASPATARSLSSSTLLMIPADALRALQSSSPAFAAAVTAHLGRRMHERVREIAALTLHTAMERTIDFLLAHGTDNGDGGVDTVLPAQKGIIASYLNINGATLSRNFQQLSDCALISVSRRFVTIPDREALLRFRRQ, from the coding sequence ATGCAAGAGTTGGCGTGGAGTGACGCACTGTTGACGGGAATCGACGTCATCGACCGGCAGCACCGGGGGCTGGTCGACATGATCAACGCCACCGCGGCGCGGCTGGAAGATCAGTCTGAACTCAGCGCTGAGGAGGTCCGCTCGCTGGTGGGCTACCTGAAGGACTACACCGAAGTCCATTTCAGCACCGAAGAGGCCTTGATGAGCCTGTGCGGACTGTCCCCCGCCTACGCGCAGGCACACCACCATAATCACGACCGCTTCCTCGCGCTCGTGGGCGACATGGCCGATGAGCTCGGCGACGATGCGGTGCCGGACGGCCGGCAGTTGCTGGCGTTTCTTGGTGACTGGCTGATTCGTCATATCCGTGGCGAGGATCAGGGACTCGCCCGGCGGCTGCGCGATGCACGACAGGCGACCGATGCCGCCCTGAGCACTGCGCAGTCGAGCGCACGCACGCAGGCCGCACCCGCCGCGCCGCTGATGTTTGCGGATGCGCTCGCCCAGGGCAGCGCCGCGCTCCATGCCAGCGAAGCCGATGTGCTGGCGTTCATCTCCGGGGACCGCTCCGCGGCACTGGTGGTCGCACTCGATGCGGCCTTACTGCCCGGAGAGGTGATTCAGGCCAATACCGCTGCCGAGGCGTATTTCGGCGCCGAGGCGGGGGCGCTTGGCGGACGCCCCGGCACCAGCCTGTTCAGTGATGCCCAGGTTCAACGTCTGCCGGTGGTGATGAGCGAAGTGCTGATGCACGGCAGCTTCGAAGGCGTGCTTGAGTGCGTCGGTGCAGACGGAAAGCCCGGGGCCGCAGCGGCCCGCGTGACCCATCTCGTACTCAATGGACGCATCGTCATTCTGGTGCTGCTGTCGGCAGCGCAGCGCGAGGTGGCCGGGAAGCGGGCTGCAGTTCCGGAAGATGCAGGCAGGACTGCGCTCTCGCGCCACCCCCTGTTCATGTGCCTGACGCCGGATGAAATGACTGCGCTCGAGCAGCAGGCACGCCTGGTTCGACTCGACAAGTCGCAGCAGCTGTTCGTGAACGGCACGGATCCGGCCGGGCTCTACATCGTCATCAGCGGTCAGGTGGGGGTGTTTGCCGCGAACGAGCGTGGCGACGAGAAGGTGCTCGACATCATGGTCGCGCCACAGATCGTGGGCGAAGTCGAGGTGCTCGCCCGCCGGGCTTCGCCGGCAACGGCCCGCAGCCTCTCGTCCTCCACCCTGCTGATGATTCCAGCCGACGCCCTGCGCGCGCTTCAGTCTTCCAGCCCGGCTTTTGCTGCTGCGGTGACGGCGCACCTTGGGCGGCGCATGCACGAGCGGGTTCGCGAGATCGCGGCCCTGACCCTGCATACCGCAATGGAGCGCACGATCGACTTTCTGCTCGCGCACGGCACCGACAACGGCGACGGTGGTGTCGACACCGTGCTGCCGGCGCAGAAGGGCATCATCGCGTCCTACCTCAATATCAACGGCGCGACGCTGTCGCGGAATTTTCAGCAGCTCTCCGATTGCGCCCTGATCAGTGTCAGCCGCCGTTTCGTGACCATTCCGGATCGTGAGGCGCTGCTGCGTTTTCGTCGGCAGTGA
- a CDS encoding alanyl-tRNA editing protein — protein MTDRVFHADSYARQCDTVVTRSEPGIVELERTVFYPTGGGQPGDRGVLILEDGSRLTVIDTIKGEDEAIVHRIADDAPVPAPGTRLQAEIDWERRHTLMRYHTCLHLLCAVVDAPVTGGRMAEDKAHLDFDIDMEKLVAADIEAALNALIARDQPVETGAISDAELDANPGLVKTMSVQPPRGQGSVRTIRVGDIDYQPCGGTHLRRTGEIGTASVVRIRSEGKRNKRVTIVLGD, from the coding sequence GTGACCGATCGTGTCTTTCATGCAGACAGCTACGCACGCCAGTGCGACACCGTGGTGACCCGCAGCGAACCGGGCATCGTCGAGCTTGAGCGCACGGTGTTCTACCCCACGGGTGGCGGGCAGCCCGGCGACCGCGGCGTGCTGATCCTTGAGGACGGAAGCCGGCTGACGGTCATCGACACGATCAAGGGAGAGGACGAAGCCATCGTGCACCGCATTGCCGACGACGCCCCCGTGCCCGCCCCGGGAACGCGGCTTCAGGCCGAGATCGACTGGGAACGGCGCCACACACTGATGCGCTACCACACCTGTCTGCATCTGCTGTGCGCCGTGGTCGACGCGCCGGTGACCGGCGGCAGGATGGCAGAAGACAAGGCACACCTGGATTTCGACATCGACATGGAAAAGCTCGTGGCTGCAGACATCGAAGCCGCGCTCAACGCCCTCATCGCGCGCGATCAGCCGGTGGAAACCGGCGCCATCAGCGACGCCGAGCTCGATGCGAATCCGGGGCTGGTGAAAACGATGTCGGTGCAGCCGCCGCGCGGCCAGGGCAGCGTGCGCACCATCCGCGTAGGCGACATCGACTATCAGCCCTGTGGCGGCACCCATTTGCGCCGGACCGGCGAGATCGGCACGGCCAGCGTGGTCAGGATCCGCTCCGAGGGCAAACGCAACAAGCGCGTGACGATCGTGCTCGGCGACTGA
- the hppD gene encoding 4-hydroxyphenylpyruvate dioxygenase, with protein sequence MTDLFENPMGLMGFEFVEFASPKPNVLEPIFEMMGFTRVAQHRSKDVTLYRQGDINFIVNREPRSIPAYFAAEHGPSACGMAFRVRDAQFAFKRALELGAQPLDMPTGPMELRLPAIRGIGGAPLYLIDRYGDGTSIYDIDFNFIEGVDRHPVGHGFKLIDHLTHNVYRGRMSHWGSFYERIFNFREIRYFDIKGEYTGLTSRAMTAPDGKIRIPLNEEASKGSGQIEEFLMKFNGEGIQHVALLTDDLIGSVDRLRAAGVPLMTAPPATYYEMLSERLPGHGENADELQARGILLDGSTEGGKQRLLLQIFSETLLGPVFFEFIQRKGDDGFGEGNFKALFESLERDQIRRGAITVPE encoded by the coding sequence ATGACCGACCTGTTTGAAAATCCGATGGGGCTGATGGGCTTCGAGTTCGTCGAATTCGCTTCGCCCAAGCCGAATGTGCTCGAACCCATTTTCGAGATGATGGGCTTCACCCGCGTGGCGCAGCATCGCTCGAAGGATGTCACGCTGTATCGTCAGGGCGACATCAACTTCATCGTCAACCGCGAGCCGCGCAGCATTCCCGCCTATTTTGCTGCCGAGCACGGGCCTTCTGCCTGCGGCATGGCGTTTCGCGTGCGCGATGCGCAGTTTGCCTTCAAGCGCGCACTCGAGCTCGGCGCCCAGCCGCTGGACATGCCGACCGGCCCGATGGAGCTGCGTCTGCCCGCGATCCGGGGCATTGGCGGCGCGCCGCTGTACCTGATCGACCGCTACGGCGATGGCACCTCGATCTACGACATCGACTTCAACTTCATCGAAGGCGTGGATCGCCATCCGGTCGGCCACGGTTTCAAGCTCATCGACCACCTGACGCACAACGTCTACCGCGGACGCATGAGCCATTGGGGCAGTTTCTACGAGCGCATCTTCAACTTCCGCGAGATCCGCTACTTTGACATCAAGGGCGAGTACACCGGCCTGACCTCGCGAGCGATGACCGCGCCGGACGGCAAGATCCGCATCCCGCTCAACGAAGAGGCGTCGAAGGGCTCGGGGCAGATCGAGGAGTTCTTGATGAAGTTCAACGGCGAGGGCATCCAGCATGTGGCGCTGCTCACCGACGACCTCATCGGCAGCGTGGACAGGCTGCGCGCGGCAGGCGTGCCGCTGATGACGGCGCCGCCCGCCACCTATTACGAGATGCTGAGCGAACGCCTGCCGGGGCATGGCGAGAATGCGGACGAACTCCAGGCCCGCGGCATCCTGCTCGATGGCAGTACCGAAGGCGGCAAGCAGCGTCTGCTGCTGCAGATCTTCTCCGAGACCCTGCTCGGGCCGGTGTTCTTCGAGTTCATCCAGCGCAAGGGTGACGATGGCTTCGGCGAAGGCAACTTCAAGGCCTTGTTCGAATCGCTCGAACGCGACCAGATCCGGCGCGGCGCGATTACCGTGCCGGAATAA
- a CDS encoding 2-dehydropantoate 2-reductase gives MKICLYGAGAVGGLIGARIAASGQPVSVVARGSTLTALQRDGLGLRDAEGLRHFPVRAVADPAELGPQDLVIVAVKEPAMATVAAAIGPLIGPATKVMTAMNGVPWWFFDGLSGPLAGATLGSVDPAGELRSHIPSAQVIGCVVHIACATLAPGVSLHKMGNGLIIGDATGPTTPATRAVADVLTAAGFELTVSDRIQRDIWFKLWGNMTMNPVSAITGATSDRILDDELVEAFCVRVMEEAAAVGERIGCPVTQSPGERNAVTRKLGAMKTSMLQDVEAGRALEIDALLGVVHEIAGKAGVAVPNVAALLGLVRLFARTRGLY, from the coding sequence ATGAAGATCTGTCTTTATGGCGCCGGTGCGGTGGGCGGTCTGATCGGCGCACGCATCGCCGCTAGCGGTCAGCCCGTGTCGGTGGTCGCGCGCGGTTCGACGCTGACGGCACTGCAGCGCGATGGCCTGGGCCTTCGGGACGCGGAAGGACTGCGTCACTTCCCGGTACGGGCAGTGGCCGACCCGGCCGAACTCGGACCGCAAGACCTCGTGATCGTCGCCGTCAAGGAACCGGCGATGGCCACGGTCGCAGCGGCCATCGGGCCGCTGATCGGCCCCGCCACCAAGGTCATGACGGCGATGAACGGCGTGCCGTGGTGGTTCTTCGACGGCCTGTCCGGACCGCTGGCCGGCGCCACCCTTGGCAGCGTCGATCCTGCAGGCGAGCTGCGCAGCCACATTCCGTCCGCTCAGGTCATCGGCTGCGTGGTGCATATCGCCTGCGCCACCCTGGCGCCCGGCGTGAGCCTGCACAAGATGGGCAACGGCCTGATCATCGGCGACGCCACCGGCCCCACCACGCCCGCCACCCGGGCAGTGGCCGACGTGCTCACTGCAGCGGGTTTTGAACTCACCGTATCTGATCGCATCCAGCGCGACATCTGGTTCAAGCTGTGGGGCAACATGACGATGAACCCGGTGTCGGCGATTACGGGCGCCACCAGTGACCGCATCCTCGATGACGAACTGGTCGAGGCTTTCTGCGTGCGGGTCATGGAAGAAGCTGCCGCCGTGGGGGAGCGCATCGGCTGTCCGGTGACTCAAAGCCCGGGCGAGCGCAATGCGGTCACGCGCAAGCTGGGTGCAATGAAAACCTCGATGCTGCAGGACGTGGAAGCCGGCCGCGCGCTGGAGATCGACGCGCTGCTCGGCGTGGTGCATGAGATCGCGGGCAAGGCCGGCGTCGCAGTGCCCAACGTGGCCGCCCTGCTCGGCCTGGTGAGACTGTTTGCCCGCACCCGCGGGCTGTACTGA
- a CDS encoding class II aldolase/adducin family protein: MSNTKRYYEHPARFSDTEWQARVQLAAMYRIFAYLKWDESIYNHISLRVPGEPGHFLINPFGLHYSEVCASNLVKIDIDGNIIGHADWPINPAGFTFHSAIHATVPDGHCVMHVHTTATQAVCCLKDGLSFSNFYAAQLYGKIAYHDFEGITVHLDEGKRILASAGDKPVLLLRNHGPVVIGATLAQAFSLMWLVNRACEIQLATQSMGQALELPTPVLEKCVADSLNFDPKYGAGEDAFAAFVRLVERQDPSFRH, encoded by the coding sequence ATGTCGAACACCAAACGCTACTACGAACACCCCGCCCGCTTCAGCGACACCGAATGGCAGGCCCGCGTGCAGCTTGCCGCGATGTACCGCATCTTTGCCTACCTCAAGTGGGACGAGTCGATCTACAACCATATCTCGCTGCGCGTTCCGGGCGAGCCCGGCCACTTCCTGATCAATCCCTTCGGACTGCATTACAGCGAAGTCTGCGCATCCAATCTGGTCAAGATCGACATCGACGGCAACATCATCGGCCATGCCGACTGGCCGATCAATCCGGCGGGATTCACCTTCCACAGTGCGATCCATGCAACCGTGCCCGACGGCCACTGCGTGATGCACGTCCACACCACGGCGACCCAGGCCGTGTGCTGCCTGAAGGACGGCCTCTCGTTCAGCAACTTCTACGCCGCCCAACTCTACGGCAAGATTGCCTATCACGACTTTGAAGGCATCACCGTTCATCTGGACGAAGGCAAGCGCATCCTTGCCAGCGCGGGGGACAAACCGGTGCTGCTGCTGCGCAACCACGGTCCGGTCGTGATTGGCGCAACCCTGGCACAGGCCTTCTCGCTGATGTGGCTGGTCAATCGCGCTTGCGAAATTCAGCTCGCCACCCAATCCATGGGGCAGGCGCTTGAACTGCCGACACCGGTTCTGGAAAAATGTGTCGCGGATTCGCTGAACTTCGACCCCAAGTACGGTGCAGGAGAGGACGCCTTCGCCGCGTTCGTCCGCCTGGTCGAGCGGCAGGACCCGAGTTTCCGCCACTGA
- a CDS encoding TRAP transporter substrate-binding protein, with protein MNTLRLSSLALLAGFVALPAAAQEVTLKVSHFLPGMALAQKAVLEPWCDDLGRASAGRIKCQFFPSMQLGGTPAQLPDLVKNGVADIVWTAPGYSTGRFPKTEALELPGVLPLGGAAQGRAIWPFFEQQLQAEYSGFKVLAMHGDGGMNIHTAKTAIHTADDLKGLKLRAPNRTIARTLTALGATPVAMPPAQMTEAISKGVVDGASAVWEVIVPTKLDEVTHFHMETPDDQPAMGATILTVLMNKDRYAALPADLRDIIDRHSGPALVSRFGQAWDGAIATARDKVKAAGHTVTQVEGAAYTAMRERALPVEQEWIADAKGKGFDGAALIAAARTAAAKSRP; from the coding sequence ATGAACACCCTGCGCCTTTCATCCCTCGCCCTGCTCGCAGGCTTTGTTGCCCTTCCCGCCGCAGCGCAGGAAGTCACCCTCAAGGTGAGCCACTTCCTCCCCGGCATGGCGCTCGCCCAGAAAGCCGTGCTCGAGCCCTGGTGCGACGATCTCGGCCGCGCCTCGGCCGGTCGCATCAAGTGTCAGTTCTTCCCGTCCATGCAGCTTGGCGGCACCCCGGCGCAACTGCCCGACCTGGTCAAGAACGGCGTGGCCGACATCGTGTGGACCGCACCGGGCTATTCGACCGGCCGCTTCCCCAAGACCGAAGCGCTGGAGTTGCCCGGCGTGTTGCCGCTGGGCGGTGCCGCTCAGGGACGGGCGATCTGGCCCTTCTTCGAGCAGCAGCTACAAGCCGAATACAGCGGATTCAAGGTGCTTGCCATGCACGGCGATGGCGGCATGAACATCCACACGGCCAAGACGGCCATCCATACCGCTGATGACCTCAAGGGGCTCAAGCTGCGCGCGCCGAACCGCACCATCGCCCGCACCCTGACCGCACTCGGCGCAACGCCGGTGGCAATGCCACCTGCGCAGATGACCGAAGCCATTTCAAAGGGCGTCGTCGATGGCGCGTCCGCGGTATGGGAAGTCATCGTGCCGACCAAGCTCGACGAGGTCACCCACTTCCACATGGAAACCCCGGACGATCAACCGGCAATGGGTGCGACCATCCTGACCGTGCTGATGAACAAGGACCGTTACGCCGCCCTGCCCGCCGATCTGCGCGATATCATCGATCGCCATAGCGGCCCCGCGCTGGTGTCCCGCTTCGGTCAGGCATGGGACGGTGCCATCGCCACCGCGCGTGACAAGGTCAAGGCGGCCGGACATACCGTGACGCAGGTTGAAGGCGCTGCCTACACCGCCATGCGCGAACGTGCCCTTCCGGTCGAACAGGAATGGATTGCCGACGCCAAGGGCAAGGGCTTCGATGGCGCTGCGCTGATTGCAGCAGCACGCACTGCAGCCGCCAAGTCCCGTCCCTGA
- a CDS encoding NAD-dependent succinate-semialdehyde dehydrogenase — protein sequence MLNLKDPGLLRQACYIDGHWVAADSGEHFPVTDPADGRVIASVPRAGAAETERAIAAAEKALPAWRACTAAERARILRRWYELMLAHQDDLALIMTAEQGKPLAEAKGEIAYAAAYLEWFAEEAKRAYGDVIPSPFADRRIVVTKEPVGVCAAITPWNFPSAMITRKAGPALAAGCTMILKPAEQTPLSALALAELAERAGVPAGVFSVVTGNARAIGGVLTASPVVRKLTFTGSTEVGRLLMQQCAPTIKKLSLELGGNAPFIVFDDADLDAAVAGAMASKYRNAGQTCVCSNRFLVQEGVYQAFADKLATAVAALKVGKGTEEGVTQGPLIDEAAIAKVESLVADAVGKGAQVASGGSRHALGGTWFQPTVLTDVTPDMAVAKEEIFGPVAPLFRFRTEEEAVAMANDTEFGLAAYFYSRDIGRVWRVSGQLEYGMVGINTGLISTEVAPFGGVKNSGLGREGSHHGLDEYMELKYLSMGGL from the coding sequence ATGCTGAACCTCAAGGATCCCGGCCTGCTGCGGCAGGCCTGCTACATCGACGGCCACTGGGTCGCCGCGGACAGCGGAGAACACTTTCCGGTCACCGATCCGGCCGACGGCCGCGTCATCGCCAGCGTACCCCGTGCCGGTGCGGCCGAAACCGAACGCGCCATCGCCGCGGCGGAGAAGGCCTTGCCCGCCTGGCGCGCATGCACTGCAGCCGAGCGCGCCCGCATCCTGCGGCGCTGGTACGAACTGATGCTCGCGCATCAGGACGACCTCGCACTCATCATGACAGCTGAGCAGGGCAAACCGTTGGCCGAGGCGAAAGGCGAGATCGCCTATGCCGCGGCCTATCTCGAATGGTTTGCCGAAGAGGCCAAGCGCGCCTATGGCGACGTGATTCCCTCACCATTCGCCGACCGCCGCATCGTGGTCACCAAGGAGCCGGTCGGCGTCTGTGCGGCCATCACACCGTGGAATTTCCCCTCGGCGATGATCACCCGCAAGGCGGGCCCTGCTCTCGCGGCCGGCTGCACAATGATCCTCAAACCCGCCGAACAGACCCCGCTGTCGGCGCTCGCACTGGCTGAACTGGCCGAGCGTGCCGGCGTACCCGCTGGCGTGTTCAGTGTCGTCACCGGCAATGCGCGTGCCATCGGCGGTGTGCTCACCGCCAGCCCGGTGGTGCGAAAGCTCACCTTCACCGGCTCCACCGAAGTCGGCCGTCTGCTGATGCAGCAGTGCGCCCCCACGATCAAGAAGCTCTCGCTCGAACTCGGCGGCAATGCGCCCTTCATCGTGTTCGACGATGCCGACCTCGACGCCGCGGTCGCGGGCGCCATGGCGTCCAAGTACCGCAACGCGGGCCAGACCTGCGTGTGCAGCAATCGCTTCCTTGTGCAGGAAGGCGTGTACCAAGCCTTCGCCGACAAGCTCGCCACCGCCGTGGCGGCACTCAAGGTCGGCAAGGGCACGGAAGAAGGCGTGACCCAGGGACCGCTGATCGATGAGGCAGCCATTGCCAAGGTCGAGTCGCTGGTCGCGGATGCGGTCGGCAAGGGCGCACAGGTGGCGTCTGGCGGCTCCCGGCACGCGCTCGGCGGCACCTGGTTCCAGCCAACCGTCCTCACGGACGTGACCCCCGACATGGCGGTGGCGAAGGAAGAGATCTTCGGCCCGGTCGCCCCGCTGTTCCGTTTCCGCACCGAGGAAGAGGCTGTCGCCATGGCCAACGACACCGAATTCGGCCTGGCCGCCTATTTCTACTCGCGCGACATTGGCCGCGTCTGGCGTGTTTCGGGCCAGCTCGAATACGGCATGGTCGGCATCAATACCGGCCTGATCTCGACCGAGGTTGCGCCCTTTGGCGGCGTCAAGAACTCGGGCCTTGGCCGCGAAGGTTCGCACCATGGGCTCGATGAGTACATGGAGTTGAAGTACCTGTCGATGGGCGGGCTATAG
- a CDS encoding aldolase/citrate lyase family protein has product MQMPKNHFKRALAAGEFQVGAFLGLIDPCCAEIMASAGFDWLMVDGEHGANDPRSVLAQLQAMAPYPVKLVVRTVDHDAARIKQYLDVGVQSLLVPMVESAEQARALVRAIRYPPSGIRGVGTALARAARWNGVEGYFDQADAEMCLIVQIESRAGLEAIDEILAEEGVDAVFVGPSDLAASLGHLGNPGHPEVSAAVSDALSRIAAAGKAAGVFSADPAAAERYRQAGASFVAAGVDTLLLRNAAVQLAGRFKTADAPRAGAAY; this is encoded by the coding sequence ATGCAGATGCCCAAGAATCACTTCAAGCGCGCGCTCGCCGCGGGCGAGTTCCAGGTCGGCGCCTTTCTCGGCCTGATCGATCCCTGTTGTGCGGAAATCATGGCCAGTGCCGGATTCGACTGGCTGATGGTGGACGGCGAGCACGGGGCCAATGATCCGCGCTCGGTGCTTGCCCAGCTTCAGGCCATGGCGCCCTACCCGGTCAAGTTGGTCGTTCGCACCGTGGATCACGATGCTGCACGCATCAAGCAGTACCTCGACGTCGGCGTGCAGTCGCTGCTCGTGCCAATGGTCGAATCGGCAGAACAGGCGCGCGCGCTGGTTCGTGCAATCCGCTACCCGCCGTCCGGCATCCGCGGTGTCGGCACCGCACTGGCCCGCGCAGCGCGCTGGAACGGCGTCGAAGGCTACTTCGATCAGGCCGATGCAGAGATGTGCCTGATCGTGCAGATCGAATCACGCGCCGGACTCGAAGCAATCGACGAAATCCTGGCAGAGGAAGGCGTCGATGCCGTTTTCGTCGGCCCCTCCGACCTCGCCGCATCCCTCGGCCACCTTGGCAACCCCGGCCATCCGGAGGTGAGCGCCGCGGTAAGCGACGCCCTTTCGCGCATCGCCGCCGCCGGCAAGGCTGCCGGGGTGTTTTCCGCCGACCCCGCAGCTGCCGAGCGTTACCGCCAGGCCGGCGCCAGCTTCGTCGCCGCCGGCGTCGACACCCTGCTGCTGCGCAACGCCGCCGTGCAACTCGCCGGCCGCTTCAAGACTGCCGACGCCCCGCGCGCCGGCGCAGCTTACTGA
- the hpaH gene encoding 2-oxo-hept-4-ene-1,7-dioate hydratase produces the protein MLPTDTIAAIAQRLHHAEQTREQVRAPSLDHPEITIPDAYAVQREGIRLKLAEGRTIKGHKIGLTSRAMQMSSQIDEPDYGTLLDDMFFDDGATIPAGRFILPMVEVELAFILSHRLEGENVSLFDVISASDYVTPAIEIIDARCHRVDPETKRPRKVMDTISDNAANAGIILGGRPIKPLDVDLRWICALLYRNGVIEETGVAAGVLNHPGNGIAWLAKKFAPHGVALEAGQVILAGSFTRPVAARPGDTFQADYGPMGSISCHFA, from the coding sequence ATGCTCCCAACGGATACCATTGCCGCCATCGCGCAACGCCTTCACCACGCAGAACAAACCCGCGAACAGGTGCGCGCGCCCTCGCTCGACCACCCCGAGATCACCATCCCCGATGCCTACGCAGTGCAGCGTGAGGGCATCCGCCTCAAGCTTGCAGAAGGCCGCACGATCAAGGGCCACAAGATCGGCCTGACCTCGCGCGCCATGCAGATGTCGTCGCAGATCGACGAGCCCGACTACGGCACCCTGCTCGACGACATGTTCTTCGACGATGGCGCCACCATCCCGGCCGGCCGCTTCATTCTGCCAATGGTCGAAGTCGAGCTTGCCTTCATCCTGTCGCACCGCCTGGAAGGCGAAAACGTGAGCCTGTTCGACGTGATCTCGGCGTCCGACTACGTGACGCCTGCCATTGAGATCATCGACGCACGCTGCCACCGGGTCGACCCCGAGACCAAGCGCCCGCGCAAGGTCATGGACACCATCTCGGACAACGCAGCCAATGCCGGCATCATTCTCGGCGGACGCCCGATCAAGCCGCTCGACGTCGACCTGCGCTGGATCTGCGCCCTGCTCTATCGCAACGGCGTGATCGAGGAAACCGGCGTCGCCGCCGGCGTGCTGAATCACCCGGGCAACGGCATCGCCTGGCTGGCGAAGAAGTTTGCGCCCCACGGCGTCGCACTGGAAGCCGGACAGGTGATCCTTGCCGGCTCCTTCACCCGCCCGGTGGCGGCACGTCCGGGCGACACCTTCCAGGCGGACTACGGCCCCATGGGCAGCATCAGCTGCCACTTCGCCTGA
- a CDS encoding 5-carboxymethyl-2-hydroxymuconate Delta-isomerase, translating into MPHLIFEYTDNLGTAADIPGLLRKANQVMIAQDVFPVGGIRSRAIELKDYCVADGSADDAFVHATVKIGAGRSAEARQKTGDDLFEMMKAHFAALYASRGLALSLELIEFSEAGTWKHNNIHARYRKT; encoded by the coding sequence ATGCCGCACCTCATCTTCGAATACACCGACAACCTCGGCACCGCCGCCGACATTCCCGGCCTGCTGCGGAAGGCCAATCAGGTGATGATCGCCCAGGACGTGTTTCCTGTCGGCGGCATCCGTTCGCGCGCAATCGAACTCAAGGACTACTGCGTCGCCGACGGCAGCGCCGACGACGCCTTTGTTCATGCAACGGTCAAGATCGGCGCGGGCCGCAGTGCAGAAGCACGGCAGAAAACCGGCGACGACCTGTTCGAGATGATGAAGGCCCACTTCGCTGCGCTCTACGCCAGTCGCGGCCTCGCGCTCTCGCTCGAGCTCATCGAGTTTTCCGAAGCCGGCACGTGGAAGCACAACAACATCCACGCCCGCTACCGCAAGACCTGA
- the hpaD gene encoding 3,4-dihydroxyphenylacetate 2,3-dioxygenase: MGKLALAAKITHVPSMYLSEIDGPHKGCRQPAIDGHIEIGRRCRELGVDTIVVFDTHWLVNGGYHINCAPQFEGVYTSNELPHFIKNMPYAYNGNPALGKILAEVCTADGVHTRAHDATTLALEYGTLVPMRYMNSDRHFKVVSVSALCTVHNLEDSVRLGAAMRKAVEEQYDGTVAFFASGSLSHRFAQNGTAEAFMHKMWSPFLETMDRAVVEMWERGDWKTFCAMLPEYADKCHGEGFMHDTAMLLGAVGWDQYEGKVEVITPFFGSSGTGQINAIFPL, from the coding sequence ATGGGCAAACTCGCGCTCGCAGCAAAAATCACCCACGTCCCGTCAATGTATCTGTCGGAGATCGACGGACCGCACAAGGGCTGCCGCCAGCCCGCCATCGACGGCCACATCGAGATCGGCCGCCGCTGCCGCGAGCTCGGGGTGGACACCATCGTCGTCTTCGATACCCACTGGCTCGTCAATGGCGGCTACCACATCAATTGCGCCCCGCAATTCGAAGGTGTCTATACCAGTAACGAGTTGCCGCACTTCATCAAGAACATGCCTTACGCCTACAACGGCAACCCGGCGCTGGGCAAGATCCTGGCCGAGGTGTGCACCGCCGACGGCGTCCACACCCGCGCCCACGACGCCACCACGCTGGCACTGGAGTACGGCACCCTGGTTCCGATGCGCTACATGAACAGCGACCGTCACTTCAAGGTGGTGTCCGTGTCGGCACTGTGTACCGTGCATAACCTCGAGGACTCGGTGCGCCTGGGCGCTGCGATGCGCAAGGCCGTGGAGGAGCAGTACGACGGCACGGTGGCCTTCTTCGCCAGCGGTTCGCTGTCGCACCGCTTTGCGCAGAACGGCACGGCGGAAGCGTTCATGCACAAGATGTGGAGCCCCTTTCTCGAGACCATGGATCGCGCCGTCGTCGAGATGTGGGAGCGCGGCGACTGGAAGACCTTCTGCGCGATGCTTCCCGAGTACGCCGACAAGTGCCACGGCGAAGGCTTCATGCATGACACGGCGATGCTGCTCGGCGCTGTCGGCTGGGATCAGTACGAGGGCAAGGTCGAAGTGATCACCCCCTTCTTCGGCAGCTCCGGCACCGGCCAGATCAACGCCATTTTCCCACTCTGA